The Mya arenaria isolate MELC-2E11 chromosome 16, ASM2691426v1 genome includes a window with the following:
- the LOC128221586 gene encoding T-cell-specific guanine nucleotide triphosphate-binding protein 2-like, whose translation MEVKEYPHPKHKNFVLYDLPGVGTQQFPRESYVEKVNFNEYDFYMILSATRFTENDAWLGQKVKEQGKKFFFVRTKIDTDMYNEKKDSGVNFNEERSLRKIREDAERNLRGLNAKVYLISTELRKINLFDFDRLMQDVIEGTPQVKKESLVFILPSLTENVILEKEKALSNRALKMAIAAGIAGLTPLPGVSELVDIAILSHEAEFYRKQFNLDEKSIKEYETEFAINIDTLGLITRPIVFSIIDLLKLCAVAVAGKGGKIALTMVVGLDTIIAGITAFQNTLALLQDLLKKLKEDALKINYVIAKRLAESIPTTTHTRSHKIKGRL comes from the coding sequence ATGGAAGTGAAGGAATATCCACATCCCAAGCACAAAAACTTTGTCTTGTACGACCTCCCCGGTGTGGGAACGCAGCAGTTTCCCCGCGAGTCCTACGTAGAGAAAGTTAACTTCAACGAGTACGACTTCTACATGATACTGTCTGCCACTCGTTTTACGGAAAACGATGCGTGGCTCGGTCAGAAAGTAAAGGAGCAAGGGAAGAAGTTCTTCTTTGTGAGAACAAAAATCGATACCGATATGTATAACGAAAAGAAGGATTCTGGGGTAAACTTCAACGAAGAAAGAAGCCTGCGAAAGATAAGAGAAGATGCGGAACGCAATCTTCGAGGTTTGAACGCAAAAGTTTATCTGATATCAACTGAACTTCGAAAAATAAACCTGTTTGATTTTGATCGATTAATGCAAGATGTGATCGAGGGAACTCCGCAAGTGAAGAAGGAATCCTTGGTTTTCATTTTACCATCGCTTACCGAAAATGTCATCTTGGAGAAAGAGAAAGCTCTGTCTAACAGAGCCTTAAAAATGGCTATTGCGGCAGGTATTGCTGGGCTTACACCATTGCCAGGTGTGAGCGAGTTAGTCGACATAGCAATCCTTTCCCATGAAGCGGAGTTTTACCGGAAGCAGTTCAATCTTGATGAGAAATCGATAAAGGAATATGAGACGGAATTTGCAATAAACATTGATACCCTAGGCTTGATTACGCGTCCGATTGTcttttcaataattgatttattgaaattatgtgCCGTTGCAGTTGCTGGAAAGGGTGGTAAAATCGCTCTTACGATGGTCGTTGGGCTTGATACAATTATTGCTGGAATAACTGCCTTTCAAAATACACTTGCATTGCTTCAGGatcttttaaagaaattgaaagagGATGCCCTAAAAATCAACTATGTAATAGCAAAACGGTTGGCTGAATCGATTCCAACAACGACACACACGCGTAGTCATAAAATAAAAGGACGCCTTTAG